One genomic region from Jiangella sp. DSM 45060 encodes:
- a CDS encoding ArgK/MeaB family GTPase has protein sequence MFESDQIETLVAKGRAGHWAPLARAVTVVENSPPWEVSIPRASRPCHIVGITGPPGAGKSTLTGRLIESFADDGQRVAVLAIDPSSPLSGGAVLGDRVRMETYLNGRPGVFVRSLASRGSHGAVAGSTRNIARLLELSGLFDIVLIETVGAGQTEVAIVEVADTVLLVTVPGLGDAVQTIKAGLMEVADAFIVNMADRPGAAETARHLRLAAGRVDAVYKTVAIEGTGVDQVRDGMYARWRSLLEDGQLEARRLEKWGSDAALVAEAWVADCAAAIALDPHATMQDSVDKILKEASRRWSR, from the coding sequence TTGTTCGAGTCTGACCAGATCGAGACGCTGGTGGCCAAGGGCCGCGCGGGCCACTGGGCCCCGCTCGCCCGGGCGGTCACCGTGGTCGAGAACAGCCCGCCCTGGGAGGTCTCCATCCCGCGGGCGTCCCGGCCCTGCCACATCGTGGGCATCACCGGGCCGCCCGGCGCCGGCAAGAGCACCCTCACCGGCCGCCTCATCGAGTCCTTCGCCGACGACGGCCAGCGGGTCGCCGTGCTGGCGATCGACCCGTCCAGCCCGCTCAGCGGCGGCGCCGTCCTCGGCGACCGGGTGCGGATGGAGACCTATCTGAACGGCCGGCCCGGCGTGTTCGTGCGCAGCCTGGCCAGCCGCGGGTCGCATGGCGCCGTGGCGGGGTCCACCCGGAACATCGCCCGGCTCCTGGAGCTGTCCGGCCTGTTCGACATCGTGCTGATCGAGACGGTGGGCGCGGGCCAGACCGAGGTCGCGATCGTCGAGGTCGCCGACACCGTGCTGCTGGTCACGGTGCCGGGGCTCGGCGACGCCGTGCAGACGATCAAGGCGGGCCTCATGGAGGTCGCCGACGCTTTCATCGTCAACATGGCCGACCGGCCCGGCGCCGCGGAGACGGCGCGGCATCTGCGCCTGGCCGCCGGCCGGGTGGACGCCGTCTACAAGACCGTGGCCATCGAGGGCACCGGGGTCGACCAGGTGCGCGACGGCATGTACGCCCGGTGGCGCTCGCTGCTCGAGGACGGGCAGCTGGAGGCGCGGCGCCTGGAGAAGTGGGGCTCGGACGCGGCACTGGTGGCCGAGGCCTGGGTCGCCGACTGCGCCGCCGCGATCGCCCTGGACCCGCACGCGACCATGCAGGACTCCGTGGACAAGATCTTGAAGGAGGCGTCACGCCGATGGAGCCGATGA
- a CDS encoding hotdog domain-containing protein → MIRLRLSPGDARYAGNLVPGSKAMEIFADLETELALKEGGDEGLCAAYDSVEFLAPLRVGDYVEGIARVTRRGNRSRTIEARIFKVLGVDDKGALASTEPVLAATAVATIVVGTSSGAGVA, encoded by the coding sequence ATGATCCGACTTCGCTTGTCGCCCGGCGATGCGCGGTACGCCGGGAACCTGGTCCCCGGGTCGAAGGCGATGGAGATCTTCGCCGACCTCGAGACCGAGCTCGCCCTCAAGGAAGGGGGCGACGAGGGTCTCTGCGCGGCCTACGACTCGGTCGAGTTCCTCGCGCCGCTGCGGGTGGGCGACTACGTCGAGGGCATCGCGCGGGTGACCCGGCGCGGGAACCGCAGCCGCACGATCGAGGCCCGGATCTTCAAGGTCCTCGGCGTCGACGACAAGGGCGCGCTCGCCAGCACGGAGCCGGTGCTGGCGGCCACCGCCGTGGCGACGATCGTCGTGGGCACGAGCTCCGGCGCGGGCGTTGCCTGA
- a CDS encoding class I adenylate-forming enzyme family protein gives MIDHPDTVVAWIEAVVRAHGGRPALIHDGTIWSYQDLWSRAEDAARRLLSGGLRPGDTVGLLGANEPAYIVNYLGIARAGGTAVPVNDRLDGATVRSLLVSVDATRVFVGRVDPAVRDDLAGTFQILAMEGGDPVQRRGRLPVAGPGTPAAIMLTSGSTGRPKGVVHTQGTMLHATQQLTSVFPFRSDDRSVVFLPLYACIPEQVLPVLCTGGALEILPRFDIERVADACTKATTFDAVPTILSRLIEHAPPEKLAHLRWVMFASEHMPVTLLRRWWEELPGVETHQLYGMTEVLPLSAAPHRLLRREPSTIGRAFPTTRLSVDDVSSAGGADGGELIGTSPAQMVGYYKDEVATKAALGPDGAMRTGDLGRIDERGLVFLTGRSKDIIISGGINIAPAEIEAVAARHPSVERAVVVGVPSERWGETPVVVAVPRPGRALTADDLLGHCRSLLSSYKRPTGAGLIDALPTTGIGKAAKDAVRKMIVEGKITIVRV, from the coding sequence GTGATCGACCACCCTGACACGGTCGTCGCGTGGATCGAGGCGGTGGTGCGTGCCCACGGCGGCCGCCCGGCGCTGATCCACGACGGCACCATCTGGAGCTACCAGGACCTGTGGTCGCGCGCGGAGGACGCCGCCCGGCGCCTGCTGTCCGGCGGCCTCCGGCCCGGCGACACCGTCGGTCTCCTGGGCGCCAACGAGCCGGCGTACATCGTCAACTACCTCGGGATCGCCCGGGCGGGCGGTACCGCGGTCCCGGTCAACGACCGGCTCGACGGCGCGACGGTGCGCAGCCTGCTCGTCTCGGTCGACGCCACCCGCGTGTTCGTCGGCCGGGTCGACCCGGCCGTCCGGGACGACCTCGCCGGGACGTTCCAGATCCTCGCCATGGAGGGCGGCGACCCGGTGCAGCGCCGCGGCCGGCTGCCGGTCGCGGGGCCGGGGACGCCGGCCGCGATCATGCTGACCAGCGGGTCGACCGGGCGTCCGAAGGGCGTCGTGCACACCCAGGGCACCATGTTGCACGCGACCCAGCAGCTGACCTCGGTCTTCCCGTTCCGCTCCGACGACCGGTCGGTGGTCTTCCTCCCGCTCTACGCGTGCATCCCGGAGCAGGTGCTCCCGGTGCTGTGCACCGGCGGCGCGCTGGAGATCCTGCCGCGGTTCGACATCGAGCGCGTCGCCGACGCCTGCACCAAGGCGACCACGTTCGACGCGGTGCCGACGATCCTGAGTCGGCTGATCGAGCACGCACCGCCGGAGAAGCTGGCCCACCTGCGGTGGGTCATGTTCGCGTCGGAGCACATGCCGGTCACTCTCCTGCGCCGCTGGTGGGAGGAGCTGCCGGGTGTCGAGACGCACCAGCTCTACGGGATGACGGAGGTGCTGCCGCTGTCGGCGGCGCCGCACCGGCTGCTGCGCCGCGAGCCGTCCACCATCGGGCGGGCGTTCCCGACGACGCGGCTGAGCGTCGACGACGTCTCCTCCGCCGGCGGCGCGGACGGAGGCGAGCTGATCGGCACCAGCCCGGCCCAGATGGTGGGGTACTACAAGGACGAGGTCGCCACGAAGGCGGCGCTCGGACCGGACGGCGCCATGCGGACGGGCGACCTCGGCCGCATCGACGAGCGCGGGCTGGTGTTCCTGACCGGCCGGAGCAAGGACATCATCATCTCCGGCGGCATCAACATCGCGCCCGCCGAGATCGAGGCCGTCGCCGCCCGCCACCCGTCGGTCGAACGGGCGGTCGTCGTGGGCGTGCCGAGCGAGCGCTGGGGCGAGACCCCCGTCGTCGTCGCCGTGCCCCGGCCGGGCCGGGCGCTCACGGCGGACGACCTGCTGGGTCACTGCCGGTCGCTGCTGTCCAGCTACAAGCGACCCACCGGCGCCGGGCTGATCGATGCCCTCCCGACCACCGGAATCGGCAAGGCGGCCAAGGACGCGGTGCGGAAGATGATCGTGGAGGGGAAGATCACCATTGTTCGAGTCTGA